A window of Cryptomeria japonica chromosome 3, Sugi_1.0, whole genome shotgun sequence contains these coding sequences:
- the LOC131047902 gene encoding uncharacterized protein LOC131047902, with protein sequence MSVSKAEAVMSEDVLGMVKALKEASQELPKNAKNVESLVEELKRLEESGAVKDPKLRRKLLNFCNLMEPQLERARKLASRRGLRYYISRAKGKVLGNDISNVANAMESEINLWLDRQNIEHLLKLLDSPGCKEKEIIDALGVFEAKVKEGYNSELQDVILSLRVFESLTCMFSRPESWSPRVLREAAFALAALVLFNKDVFVSQVLMLGVVENLLSMVKDSSDLSIGVVSVIGSLVTAGKGAVVDEIHAHGGVRKIVGLLEDKREEMSVVAIECVFEIVYYGQKEVIEAMLEDDIVGKLAHLEQSQAGGHLIDLPMHFESKESSSSLLSSHHDSQSDLAPGNSMGSSSITSPQKDPLDCLENVEDESENGAKSSRSISRRSAESFLESVKSADEQHYRAVEEFWRKHPFASAVSRFAIQVEIGQGLRKREKRALKQEILKRVRQVAPSDGDVATIYSEVLWGP encoded by the coding sequence ATGAGTGTATCGAAGGCAGAGGCAGTAATGTCAGAAGATGTTTTGGGCATGGTGAAAGCTCTGAAAGAGGCTTCTCAGGAGTTACCCAAGAATGCTAAGAATGTGGAAAGCTTGGTGGAAGAGCTTAAGCGGCTGGAGGAGAGCGGGGCAGTGAAGGACCCAAAGCTGCGGCGGAAGCTTTTGAACTTTTGCAATCTGATGGAACCCCAGTTGGAGAGGGCTCGTAAGCTTGCCAGTAGAAGAGGTTTGCGATACTATATTTCGAGGGCCAAGGGGAAGGTTTTGGGGAATGATATCAGTAACGTGGCCAATGCAATGGAATCTGAGATCAATTTGTGGTTAGATCGGCAGAATATTGAGCATCTGTTGAAGCTTCTGGACAGCCCTGGTTGTAAAGAGAAAGAGATAATTGATGCTCTTGGCGTGTTTGAGGCTAAGGTTAAGGAAGGATACAATTCTGAGCTGCAAGATGTTATTTTGTCTCTCAGGGTCTTTGAGTCCCTCACTTGTATGTTCAGTAGGCCTGAGTCTTGGAGTCCTAGGGTTCTGAGGGAGGCTGCCTTTGCTTTGGCTGCTCTGGTTCTCTTTAATAAGGACGTGTTTGTCAGTCAGGTTCTCATGTTGGGTGTTGTGGAGAACTTGTTAAGCATGGTTAAGGATTCCAGTGATTTGTCAATTGGGGTTGTAAGTGTTATAGGGAGTTTGGTTACAGCGGGCAAGGGCGCGGTGGTGGATGAGATTCATGCCCATGGAGGAGTGAGGAAAATTGTGGGCTTGTTGGAGGACAAGCGGGAAGAGATGAGTGTGGTTGCAATTGAGTGTGTGTTTGAGATAGTTTACTATGGTCAGAAGGAGGTAATAGAGGCCATGCTAGAGGATGACATTGTAGGAAAGCTTGCACACCTTGAGCAGTCACAAGCTGGAGGTCATCTCATTGATTTGCCCATGCACTTCGAAAGTAAggaatcatcatcatcactattgTCATCTCACCATGATTCACAGTCGGATTTGGCTCCTGGAAATTCAATGGGGTCTAGCAGCATTACTTCGCCCCAAAAAGATCCCCTCGACTGTTTGGAGAACGTAGAGGATGAATCTGAAAATGGGGCAAAATCCTCTCGTTCTATTTCCAGGAGATCAGCAGAAAGCTTCCTGGAATCTGTAAAGTCAGCTGATGAGCAGCATTATAGGGCTGTTGAAGAGTTTTGGCGCAAGCATCCCTTTGCGAGTGCTGTGTCCAGGTTTGCAATACAGGTGGAGATTGGACAAGGTTTAAGGAAGAGGGAAAAGAGAGCGCTGAAGCAGGAAATTCTGAAACGAGTTAGACAGGTGGCACCTTCTGATGGAGATGTTGCAACTATTTATTCAGAAGTTTTATGGGGTCCATAG